TGATCAGACGAGTCCGAGCTTCGTCGCAAGCAGAGCGGCCTGTGTCCGGTCGGCCGTCCCTGTCTTCAGGAGGACCGCACTGACGTAACCTTTGACCGTGCCTTCGGTCAAGCCGAGTTCGCGCCCGATTTCTTTGTTGGACCGGCCCCGGCCTAAGAGGACGAAGACGTCCCGTTCCCGTTGCGTCAGGTTTTCTATGGGGTCGGTCGCGGTCAGTGCCGCGGCGAGCTGGAATTGGGCTTCCTCGTGAAGGACCGTCTTCCCGTCCATGGTCTCTTGAATGGCCCGTTCGAGGTCGTCCTTCGAGACGTCTTTGAGCAGGTAGCCCGAAGCGCCGGCCTTGATCGCCTGCTTGACCGATTCCGCGTCCAAACGGTTCGTCAACATCAGGACCTTGACGTGGGGCCATGACTTCTTGAGCTCCGTCGTCGTCGCGAGCCCGTCCATCGTGGGAAGCTGCCAGTCCATGAGGACGAGTTCGACGTCCACGGCCCGAAGTTTATCGATCGCCTCCCGACCGTCTCCGGCTTCGGCGACGACGCGGGCCACGTCGGTCTTGGCGAGGAGCGCCCTGAGACCTTCCCTGACGACCGGATGGTCGTCGACGATCATGACCTTGACGGTGTTCATGTCCCCGTGCTCGGCAACTTGACCGTGATTTTGACCCCATGGCCAGGTCTCGAAGCAACGTTCAGGGAGCCTCCGAGGCCGATGGCGCGCTCCCGCATTCCGGCAAGGCCCATCCCAGCCGACGGTCCATCAGGCCGGAACCCGATGCCGTCGTCCGTCACCGTCAACACGGTCGACGTTGCCGTCATCGTCAGTGTCACCTTGAGGGATTCGGCACGAGCGTGCTTATGGGCGTTCGAAAGGGCTTCTTGGGCGATCCGGAACAGGACGTGGTCGGTTTCACGGTCGCCGGTCCTCGTGCGGAGGTCGGAGACCGAAAGCCGTGCCGTCAGACCGATCGAAGCGGCATGCCGCTGGAGCCTGTCCGACAGCGAATCGTCCGCAGCCGGTCGGACCGTCCCTCCCTCGACCGGGCGGAGCTCGGACAGCAACGCCCTCATCTCCTTCAGACCGTTTCTGGCAAGGTCCGTGACCTTCGAGAACTTCACCGCCCGCTCGTCCTCCAGTTCGTCGACGAGCGACTGACTGAAGAGCTGGATCGCGAACAACGTCTGGGTCACCGAGTCATGAAGGTCGCGGGCGAGCCGCTTCCGTTCTTCGACGAGGGCGAGCGTCGATTGCTCTTCGGCGACGCGGGCCTGTTCTTGTCGGGCGTCGATCGCAGCCGCGAGTTGGGCCGTGCTCACTAAAAAAGGGCGCAGTTCCTCGGGAGTCCATTCGTGCGACCGGTCGAGCGACAATGTGACGAGGCCCAACCGTTGGTTCCGGCTCACGAGGGGAAGAAGGGCGAGAGCGGGCCGTCCTTCTTGCTCTTGGATCCGCCGCAACCCTTGGGGCACGCGTCCGTCCGTCCGGACGTCTGAGAAGACAAGAGCGTCTCCTGACTCGAGCACGGGGTCGAGCTCGTCCCTCTCGTGCCGGATCCGGCTCCGATGGGTGCGGACGCGTTGGCCCGGCCTGTACTCACCGACCTGACAGTTGAACGCGATTTCACCTTGCCCGTCGCGCTCGTAGAGCACGATCGAGCAGTTGTAGGTCCGCCCTTTGGCGAGCTGGTCCAAATAGGCCCGTACGATATCTTCGAGCGTAAGGGCTTGACTCAGGGCGGTCGTCGTTTGGGCGAGCAGGCGCGCTTGCTGAAGGCTGCGCTGGGTCTCTTCGAACAGTCTCGCGTTTTCGATCGCGGTCGCGCAGGCTCGCGCGAACTGGCTGAGGATCCGGACGTCGCCGGCGTTGAAGACTCTGGGAGACTGCGCTCCGATTCCGAAAAAGCCGATCATCCGTCGGCGGCGCGTGATGGGTACGCCGAGGACAGCGTTGTCTTCGAGCTCCGGTCGTTGTTGGGGATCGATGTCCCCGTACCGGTTGACCACGACCGGTCGGCCCGACTCTAGGACCCGGCCGGCTATTCCGTCGCCTGGAAGCCACGCCGAGCCGATCTCGTCAGAAGGGAGGTTGTGGACAGCCTCCATCACGATCCTCCGGGGGTGTTCGGCGACGAGTCCGATCCCGCCGTCCTCGGCCCCGAGCAGCAAGCACGCCGACCGGACTACTTTGGACAAGAGGGGCCGAAGGGCGGTTTCCTCGAACGCGCTCTCCACGCCCTGTCGGAGGATGCGCTCGCGCTGGGCCCGGGACAGACGCTTCGCGTGCACCGCTCCATTGTGCCCGGAACGGGGCGTCGTCAGCGCTTTTTGAGTTTGGCCGCGTACTTTTCGCGGAACTTCCGGACCTTAGGTTCGATCACCGCGCGACAGTAGCCCGCGTTCATTTCGGACTGGCCCACGGGATCGGCCTTTTCGAATTTGTCGAAGTAGTCCTGGTGATAGGTTTCGGCGGGATAGAACGCGTCGAGTTTCTCGACCGTCGTCACGATCGGGGATGGCCAGATCTTGGCGTCCTCGACGTCCTTGACGACCTTCTGGACAAGGGCCTTTTCTTCGTCGGTCCGGTAGAAAACGACGGAACGGTACTGCGTCCCCGAGTCGGGGCCCTGCCTGTTCAACGTGGTCGGGTCGTGGGTCGTGAAGAAGATGTGGAGGAGGTCGTCTTCCGAGACGACCTTCGGGTCGAACATGACTTTGACGACTTCGGCATGGCCGGTTGTCCCGGTGCACACTTGGGCGTAGGTCGGGTTCCTCACGGATCCGCCGGCGTATCCGCTCTCCACAGCCGTCACGCCGTTCAGAGCTTCGAAAATGGCCTCGACGCACCAGAAGCACCCGCCGCCGAAAACGACGGTCTGGGCCCCTGCGGGCGCCTCGACGGAGACGGGGGCCGGATCTTGTCCGGGTTGAAGGCTGCTCATGGTCTTACAAGAAGCGACCGACAAGGCCAGGGCCACGATACCGAGTTTCAAGATCGCCACGAACATCCTCAAGTCGTACAGAGCCGTCATGGTTCGCGGGCCTAGGCCTTTTTAGCGGCCGGTCGGGCGATCCTGGGCGGCCAGATACGCGTTGATCTTAGCGCAGTGCGCTTCGAGTCGGGCCTTGCCCGCGTTCTGCCCTACCGACAGTTCGCGGCCCTTTTCGTCGGTCAAGACGATCGTCGCCTTGGGCTTGGAATCGGACGACCCCTGGCGCTCCGGTGCCCCGACACGGGCGGGCACGGTCGGATCGAGCCTGCGACGGTACGAGTACTTCAGGAAGCCCAGCTTGTACGTCGCAGTGAAGTCGCATCCGTCGATATGGACGGACTCTTGCGACGCTGCCGCGAGGCTGCCGACCGCCATGAGGGCCCCGACACCGAAGAAAATGGCGTAGAACCCGAGCAGGCCGAGCGCCCCCCATCCGATCGCCTTGGACATTCCGCCGATCATCATCACGCAGTGGACCAGCGTGAAGGAGTTCCATCCGAAGGCGAAGACGCCGAGCCCGACGGCGGCGGCCCAGTTCCCGTCCGCGATCTTGAGGTCGAGGACCGACGGTCCTTCCTCCTCGGTCGGGACGCCTAGCTCCTGACGCGCCTCCCGTTCTTGCAGACGGTCTTGGATCGCCCGGTAATCGGCGATCCCGGCCGGATCTCCGGGTGCCAGCCGCGCCAACCGTTTGCGCAGGTCGTCTTCCAGCGACGGAAGCTGGGACATGGCCTTCTTGACGGTCTCGGCAAGCTCCGGCTCAGAGGTCTCGAAGGGGGATAGAAGGGTCAGCAGCGAGGCGGACTCGTCTTGGAGCCTGGTTGCGCTCGCGATCCGTTCCTTAAGCTCGGGCACGGTCGCCGTCGGCTCGTCGAGGACGAGCGGCGCGAACCGCGCGACCCAGGCGTTCGCCACATCGACGACTTCGTCCCTTGTCGCGACCCCCTCCCATTGCGGATTGACCACACTCGGATTTTCGGTCGTCGGACGTCGACTCCCGACCGGGACAATTACCGACCCGATGGTAACCTCCGACCATGCTTCGTCAGGCCCACTCCACCGACCGGGCCCCTGCCGCGATCGGGCCGTATTCACAGGCCGTCCGCGCTCAAGGGTCGTTCCTGTTCTGTAGCGGTCAGATCTGTCTCCGACCGGACGGCACCCTCGTCGAAGGCTCCGTCGACGTCCAGACGCGGCAGGTGATGGACAACATCCGCGGCGTCCTCGAGTCGGCCGGTCTGTCGATGGAGAACGTCGTCAAAACGACCATTTTTTTGAGTTCGATGGAGCACTTTGCGACCGTCAACGAAATCTACGGCGCCGCGTTCACGGGCGAACCGCCGGCGCGGTCCACCGTCGCCGTGGCGGGTCTGCCGAAAGGCGTCGACGTCGAAATCGAGGTGACCGCTGTCTTCTGACAGTGCGACAAGGCCGGAGCGGCACCGCCTCGTCGTCTCCGTGTCCTTAGGGACTTCGAAAAGGGACAAGGCGCACGAGTGCGACATTCTCGGCGTCCCCTTCCGGATCGAGCGTCGGGGAACGGACGGGGATCGCGAAAAGTTCAAGTCTGTAATGGAAAGCTTGGACGGAGTGGCAGACGCCCTTGGTGTGGGCGGCGCCGACATCTGGCTTGTGACGGAGACGAAGCGTTACGCTTTCCGCGAGATCCTGGGTCTGATCCGGGGCGTCAAGAAGACGCCTGTGGTCGACGGGAGCGGCCTCAAGCACACGCTCGAGCGTCGGACCATCGAGCGGCTCCAGGAAGAAGGCACCGTCGATTTTTCTAAGGAGCGGGTGCTTCTGGTCAGTGCGGTCGACCGGTTCGGCATGGCCCAAGCGATCGATAAGGTCTGTCCACAGACGGTCTATGGCGACGTCTTGTTCGGGTTGGGCCTGCCTCTGAAACTTAAGAAGTACAAGACCGTGTCCCGCTTGGCGTCCGTCCTCTTGCCCGTCGTCACCAGGCTGCCGTTCCAGTGGTTCTATCCGACGGGAGAGAAGCAGGAAGAGCGAAAACCCAAGTTCCCCGACGTCTTCGCCTGGGCCACGTTCGTCTGCGGCGACTGGCACTACATCCGTCGCTATGCCCCGGACGATCTCAAAGGCAAGACCGTCATGACCCAGACCCTCCGGTCGGCAGATCTGGAGTGGCTCCGCACGACGGGAGCCCGGCGGGCGATCGCGACCACACCAGAGATGGGGGGCGAAACCTTTGCGACGAACGTCATGGAAGGGGTGCTGGTCACGCTCATCGGTAAGCCCCTGGAGTCTATTACGGACGAGGACTACCTGTCGAAACTGGCCGAACTCGGTTGGAGACCGACCGTTTTCGAGCTTCAGGGCGGGTCAGTCTAGTTCGAGCGATTTGAACCGGAGCTCGGACGACGGGATGTCGGCCGTGAGCGTCCGGTAAGCCCAATTGACCCTTGCCTGGAGTTTCAGCGCCATCGAGGCCTCCTCGCTCCCCTCCGGAAAGTTGGCGGGGTTGCTGCGCTTGTTGAGGCGGTCGAACGCCTTGCGGACGTCGTCCAGTCCGGCTTCCTCGGTCACCCCAAGGATGCCGCGCGCCACGGCTTTCGGGTCCGCGGGCCTGGACACGGGCTCGGACGCCTCGACGGACTCGCCGGCATCGGATCCTGTCCGGGCGTCGTTCGTTTTGGGCTGCCAATACTGGTCGAGGTCGGACGAGCGGATCCGGTCCCACTCGTGGTTGATGTAGCCTCGGAGCAGGTCGTACGCGCGGCGGATCTCACTCATGACGTCACTTCCAATTCTGCCTGGACCTCGTCGAACGAACGGCCAAGTCCCTTCAGCCGCGAAACGACGTCGCCGAATTCGGCTTCTTCCCACTGGGTGCCGCTGTGGACGGCGCCTGCGGAGAGCCTGGCTTTGAGTTCGGAGAGCGTCGCTTCGGCCTCCCGCAGTTTGCCGTCGATCTCCTTGACCTTAGCCTGGGCCGCGTCGTACGACTGCAGTTCCCGGCTCCGGGCTTCCATGGCCGACTCGAGGGCCGACCGTTCGGAGTCGGAAGCGGCCTCGACGTATTGGCGCTGTAGCCGGTTGTAGTTCGTTTCGGCCTCGCCACGGCCCTTGAGTCCCCGCTTCAAGGATTCGCGGGCTTCCACGAGCCGCATCGCGTGCTCCAGGACGGCGTCGGCCTCTGAGACCGCTTCCGCCGCGATGATCTTCACCTCCGGTGCTTTCGCCCTCCGCGAAAGGTCGTCCAGCCCGTCCCGCAGTTGGCGGATCGGTCGGAGCAGCCACCGGGCTTCCTCGCCGAGGCCGGTCTGGCCCGACGACTTCGATCCTGCGGACCGCAAGGCCGCCACCAGTGCGATGACGAGGAACAGGAGGACTCCCAGCGCGACGATCGCGAAGAGTCCGAAGGACGCCAAGCCGAAACTCACTAGAACCTCACCACCGCTGAAATCGAAAAGTCTCGGAATCCGAAACCGTCGAACCGGACCGTCGGAAGATAGCTGATCTTGCCGTTCCCGAAGAGCTCTATCTCGAACGACGTCAGGTCGGTCCGGGAGCTCCAGTCCCGCGACCATCCGACGGTCAGTTTGTCGCCCCGCTCGTTCGGAGGCAGTTTGAGCCGGACGTCCGAAAGGTCTTTGTCCTCGTCCAACGGTGTCTCCCCACGTCTGAGCGAACCCCATTCGACGGCCACCAGGGCCGAACCGAGCCGGACCTGAGTGTCCGCGCCAAGGGCGAGCCGATATCCACGGCCGATTCCTGGCGCCGTCTCGACGTCCCGAAACCGGGACATGTCGGTCGGTTGGATGCCGATATGGTTACCGATCGCGAAACTCAAGCCGATCTCCCCGCCGATGCGGCCGTAGACCGCCCGGGTCCGACCTGATCCGCCGTCGCACGCAGCCAGCGAGATCGGGGCGTCGTCGAGCAGTAGGTTGGTGTCGAACCGGGCCGCGGCCACGGTCGAACGCAGGATCTCCCGCCGCCCGAAGGGAAGGTACTGTTTGCCAAGCCTCCACGAGCCGCGCTGTTCGACATAGTATTCGTCCAAAGTGTCCGGATCTCCCGTGTTGTCCACGCGTTGGAAGCGTTGGGCCACGTAGACTCTGTGGCCCGACTCCAAGACCATGCGCAGGCCGACGAGGGAGTATCGACCGTTCGCATCGTAATACTCGAACAACGACTTCTTGGTGGCACGGACCTGCCAGGTCGGTCGAAGCTCAAGGAACGGCGCGACGTCAGGCACTTGCGCCGAGACCGTTATGGGGAGCAGCATCAGACCAAGGAGGCGGCCTCTCAAGCCAGTCTCCCGTGCAGCGCCGTTCCTTTGAGCTCGGCATAGGCGGACGGAGGCATGGGGACGACACGCCCCAACGTGTTGGCGTAAAGGAGCATCGTCGCCACCCGTTCGAGCGTCTCCATGCGGTCGCAAGCGTCCCAAACGTCGCGGCCCAGGGTCGCGGCTCCGTGATGGCTGAGCAGGAACGTCTTGTGGCCGTCCAAAAACGGGTCTAACCGGTCCGGTAGTTCGTCGGTCCCCGGAAAACCGAACGGGACGGACGCCACGGGGCCGAGGACAAAGGCGGATTCGGGAAGCACATCGTCGGGCAAGCCTTGTCCGGCGAGACTGAACGCGGTCGCGACGGGCGGATGGGCGTGGACGACGGCTTGGCAGTCGAGTCTCCGGCGATAAGCTCTCAAATGCAGCTTGACCTCGCTGCTGGGCCGGCCTTCGCCGAGAGGGCGACCTTCGTCGTCGACCAGGACCAGGTCTTCGGGCCGCATGTCGCCTTTGCAGACGCCGCCAGGGGTGCAGACGAGCACGCCAGGGGCCAACCGGGCGGACACGTTGCCTTCGCGGGCACCGACGAGGCCTCGTTCCCAGAGCCGGCGGCCGACGTCGCAAACTTGCGACCTGACCTGAGCCTCGCGATCCACAGAAGGCATTATGGCAGGCCCGCCCCGTCGTGCCGAAGCCGCCGAAGGTCGCTTTCGAACGCCGGGTAACTCGTGTCGACCGATTGGGCGTTCAGCACGGTCGTCTCGCCTGTGGCAACGAGGCCTGCGACCGCGAACGCCATCGCGATCCGATGGTCGCCCTCGGCGTCGATGGTCGTGCCCCGAAGCGGAGTGGGGCCGCTGACGTCGAGCCCGTCTTCGTGTTCGATGACGGCGGCACCCATTTCCCTCAGTCCTTCGGCCATCGTCTTCAGCCGGTCCGATTCCTTGACGCGCAGTTCGGCGGCGTCACGGATCCGGGTCGTCCCTTCGCATTGGGTCGCGAGGACGGCGAGGACCGGGATTTCGTCGACGAGTCGGGGTACGTCGTCGCCGCCGACTTCGAAGGCACGGAGACACCCGCTCCCCGTGACGCGAAGGTCGGCGACGGGTTCGCCCGTGGACTCTCGTTCGACGTCCCGTTCGACCGTCGCCCCGGCCCGATGCAAAGCGTCCAAGACGCCCGTGCGCGTCGGGTTCACGCCGACGCTGACGAGCCGGACGTCGGAGCCAGGGGTCATGGCCGCCGCGACCAGGAAGAACGCGGCGCTCGAAACGTCGCCGGGAACGTCGAAATCCACCGCAGGGATCCGCTGGCCGCCCCGGACGCCGACGCACAGGTTCCCGTCCCTCATCACTTCGATCCCCAGTCCCTCGAGCATGCGTTCGGTGTGGTCACGGCTCACGGACGGTTCCGACACCCACGTTTCGCCTTGGGCTTTGAGCCCGGCCAGCAACAGGCACGTCTTGACCTGGGCGCTCGCGACGGGCGACAGATACCTGATCCCGTTCAGGGTGCGGCCCCGGATCGAAATCGGCGCGGTGTCCCCTTCGATGGACGCGCCCATGTCACGGAGCGGTCCGACGACCCTCCTCATCGGCCTGCGGGAGAGCGAGGCGTCGCCCGTCAACCGGCAGTCCAGACCGGGGACCGAAGCCAGGACTCCGGCGAGCAGGCGCATCGACGTCCCGCTGTTGCCGCAATAGAGGTCGACGTCTGGAGACGACCAGGGCCTTTCGCGGCCGACGATCGCAAAGCGGGCGGACCCGAACTCGCCCGGTTCGAAGAACTCGATGTCGGCGCCGCACTCGCCGAGACACTCGGCGGTGGCCATACAGTCCTCCCCGATCAGCGGGTCGCCGATGCGGCTGGGCGACTCGTCCGCCATCGCCGCCAGGATCAAGGCCCGGTGGGTCATCGACTTGTCGCCAGGCGGCCGGACGGTCCCCATGAGGCGTTGAACCGGACGGACGCGGAGGGTACGGGCTTCCACGGGGAGCAGTTTGACGGGACCGTCTTGGCCCCAACGGACGATGGGACCTGAAGCCGGGGCATACTTTCAGGAGTCTGCAAGACGAAGGACGAGCATGTTCCGTACACAGAACCCTACACTCAAGTCGCGGATCTTCGAAGAAGCGTCCGGTTCCGGCGTCATGACGCTCGGAGGCACGATGGTCAAGACCGGCCTGCTGTTGCTCCTCCTGATCGTCGGTGCGGTCGTCGGCTGGATGTCGCAGAGCATCGTCCTCCTGATCGCAGGCGTCGTCGGAGGGCTCATCCTCGCGGTCATGACGAGCTTCAAACGCGAGTGGTCGCCTGTCACGGCCCCCCTCTACGCCGTCGTGGAAGGATTGGCGGTCGGGACGATCTCGGTGGTCTACAACGCCAACATGGCGAAGACCCAATATGCCGGCGCCGTTCCGCTTGCGATCTTGGGAACGTTCGTCGTTCTCGGGGTCATGCTGGCGCTCTACGCGACCCGGATCATCAAGGTCACCCAGACCTTCATGGCCGTTGTCGCCGGAGCGACGCTCGCGATCGGGATCACCTACCTGTTCACTTGGATCGGCGGGATGTTCTTCAAGGGTCTTTTCAGTCTGCCGATCTATCAGAGCGGGCCGATCGGGATCGGATTCAGCGCGTTCGTCATCGTGTTGGCCGCCCTCAACCTCGCGATGGACTTTCAGGTCGTAGAGAGCGGGGTCCAGAGCCGGGCGCCGAAGTACATGGAATGGTACGCAGGCTTCGGCCTGCTGGTCACCCTCGTCTGGCTGTACCTGGAAATCCTGCGGCTCATGTCCAAGTTGGCGGGATCCCGACGCTGACGTCCGGTATCGGCAGGCCATCGGTACGCCTTTCGTATTGATCCGGAAGGCGTCTTCGTTCATACTGCCCGACAATGTTCGTGATCCCGGTCGCGTTGGCGCTCATCGCCCAAGACCAGTCCCAGCTCACGCGCCCGGTCTCCAAGGGCGAGGTCAAAGCCAAGCTTCACACCCCTGACGTCGTCGGGATGTCCGCCGCAGACCGCGAAGCCGGATACAGACGGCGGCTCCAAATGGAGTCGGACTCGGTGTTCCAGCGCGTCATGTGGAGATCGATCGGCCCCGAGGTCCAAGGCGGGCGAGTCATCGATATCGAAGTCCCGAGGGGCGTTCCCAATCGGCTCCTCGTCGCTTATGCGACGGGCGGGCTTTGGTCGACCGAAGACGACGGGGTGACGTGGACGCCGCTCTTCGACGGACAAAGTTCGTTCGGTATCGGCGACTTCGCGGTCTCGAAGAACGGGGACACGATCTGGCTGGGGTCCGGAGAGAACAACAGCCAACGGACGAGCTATGCCGGGACGGGCGTCTTCAAGAGCACCGACGCGGGCAAGTCTTGGACCAACGTCGGATTGCCCGAGAGCCACCATATCGGTCGCGTCGTCATCGACCCTCGGGACGAGAACACGGTCTGGGTCGCCGCGCTCGGCCATCTGTACTCGCAGAACGAAGAGCGCGGCGTCTACAAAACGACCGACGGCGGCAAGACGTGGAAGCAGGTCTTAAAGGTCGACCGTTACACGGGCGCCGTCGACCTTGCCATGGACCCGCGCCGCTCGGACGTCATGTACGCCTCGACGTGGGACAGGGACCGTCGGGCCTGGAACTTCCGCGAAGGCGGGTCGGGATCCGCAGTCTGGAAGACGACCGACGGCGGCAAGACCTGGAAAAAGGTCACCGCTTTGCCCCACGACGGCGATGCCGGACGCATCGGCCTGGCGGTCGCCGCCTCGAAGCCGGACACGGTCTATGCCTTCTACGACAACCAGAACGCCGACGAGGAGTCCATCGGGCGCGACGAAAGGACGGCGGCGGGCCGTCTGACCTTGATGCGCTACGTGCGCACGCCGCTCGACGTGTTGCTCAAGGTCGAAGAGTCGAAGCTGAAGACCTTCCTCACGAGCTATCTTCCGCGCGAGGAAAAGGCTGAAGACGTCTTAGCGCGGCTGAAGGACGGGAAGCTGGACAAGAAGGGCTTGGACGAGCTGTTCAAGAAGCGGAGCCCGAACGTGTTCCAGATGCGGTTACGCGAAGCCGAAGTCTTCCGTAGCGACGATGCGGGCAAGACTTGGAAGAGCGTGAGCGGCCCGCTCGGCGAGCACGGCGGCTACTATGGCGGCCAAATCTCGGTCGATCCGACCAATCCGGACGTCGTGTACATCACGGGCGTCCTGTTGCTGCGCAGCAAGGACGGCGGCAAGACCTGGGCCTCTACGGCCAGAGAGAGTCACGTCGACTTCCACGTCGTGCGCTTCCACCCAGACGATCCCCGCCGGATTTGGGAGGGGTGCGACGGCGGGCTGTACTACAGCGGCGACGGCGGCGACCACTGGCGCATCATCAACAATCTGTCCGTCGGCCAGTTCACGACCATCGCCGTCGACGACAAGACGCCGTACAACGTCTATGGCGGGCTCCAGGACAACGGGACGATGAAGGGGCCGAGCACGTACGTGTCCGGCCGGTCCGATCCGAACTCATGGAAGGACATCGGCGGAGGCGACGGAAGTGCGATCGCGATCGACCCGAGGGGCGGTGGGGACACGGTCTACATCGCCAGCCAGTTCGGCGACCACTCTGCGATCGACCAGAAGACCAACGAGCGGTGGAACGCCCGGCCGACGGGCGAAGGGCTTCGGTTCAACTGGATCTCTCCGATCCTGATCTCGCCGCACCATCCGGACATCGTCTACGTCGGAAGCCAGAAGCTCCACCGTTCGTTCAACCAAGGACGGCGGTTCGAAGCGATCAGCGGCGACCTGACCAAGAACCGTCCTCCCGGCAACGTCCCTCATTCGACGTTGACGACGGTCAGCGAGAGCCCGTTCAAATTCGGCGTGGTCTACGTCGGAGCGGACGACGGTTCGGTGAAGATGACGCCGGACGGCGGCAACTCCTGGGTCGACATCGCGACCCCTCGGCCGGACAACTGGGTAACTAGGATCGTCGCCAGCAAGTACGACGCCGGGACGGTCTACTGTTCGCAGAACGGTTATCGCCAAGACGACTTCGCTCCTTACGTGTGGCGGTCGAAGGACTACGGGAAGACCTGGGAATCGATCTCGGGAGACCTACCCGCGGAATGCGTCAACACGGTCCGTGAAGACCCGAACAAATCCGGGTTCCTCTATGTGGGGACCGATATGGGCGTCTATGTGTCGACGGACGGCGGTTCGCACTGGACGCCGTACGGTGGCG
This genomic window from Armatimonadota bacterium contains:
- a CDS encoding glycosyl hydrolase, encoding MFVIPVALALIAQDQSQLTRPVSKGEVKAKLHTPDVVGMSAADREAGYRRRLQMESDSVFQRVMWRSIGPEVQGGRVIDIEVPRGVPNRLLVAYATGGLWSTEDDGVTWTPLFDGQSSFGIGDFAVSKNGDTIWLGSGENNSQRTSYAGTGVFKSTDAGKSWTNVGLPESHHIGRVVIDPRDENTVWVAALGHLYSQNEERGVYKTTDGGKTWKQVLKVDRYTGAVDLAMDPRRSDVMYASTWDRDRRAWNFREGGSGSAVWKTTDGGKTWKKVTALPHDGDAGRIGLAVAASKPDTVYAFYDNQNADEESIGRDERTAAGRLTLMRYVRTPLDVLLKVEESKLKTFLTSYLPREEKAEDVLARLKDGKLDKKGLDELFKKRSPNVFQMRLREAEVFRSDDAGKTWKSVSGPLGEHGGYYGGQISVDPTNPDVVYITGVLLLRSKDGGKTWASTARESHVDFHVVRFHPDDPRRIWEGCDGGLYYSGDGGDHWRIINNLSVGQFTTIAVDDKTPYNVYGGLQDNGTMKGPSTYVSGRSDPNSWKDIGGGDGSAIAIDPRGGGDTVYIASQFGDHSAIDQKTNERWNARPTGEGLRFNWISPILISPHHPDIVYVGSQKLHRSFNQGRRFEAISGDLTKNRPPGNVPHSTLTTVSESPFKFGVVYVGADDGSVKMTPDGGNSWVDIATPRPDNWVTRIVASKYDAGTVYCSQNGYRQDDFAPYVWRSKDYGKTWESISGDLPAECVNTVREDPNKSGFLYVGTDMGVYVSTDGGSHWTPYGGGMPHTPVHDLAIAAKAKEMVVASHARSVWAVSLEPLYDLTDEIRKKDFHAWSVDEVTASERWGMPASEWEKAPRTEPRVQLKFFTHWRGKGKLVLKGADGKELKSEDYVVAPGYNFATMTLLIKPGNPDAKPDFSVPKTAEDVLKDPYAARRATYVSKGDYTVEVQVEGKVGVIKFKVS